A region of Mammaliicoccus sp. Dog046 DNA encodes the following proteins:
- the pyk gene encoding pyruvate kinase: MRKTKIVCTIGPASESEEMLEKLMLAGMNVARLNFSHGSHEEHKGRIDSIRKISAKLNKNIGILLDTKGPEIRTHNMKNGLIELTKGTEVTIKTTEVEGTPEAFSVTYEKLAEDVEVGSTILLDDGLIELTVKSVDIGKGEVHCSVDNTGELKNKKGVNLPGVKVNLPGITDKDASDIRFGIEQNVDFIAASFVRRPSDVLDIRAILEEKNTNTIKIIPKIENEEGIENIDEILQVSDGLMVARGDMGVEILPEAVPMVQKQLIQKCNKLGKPVITATQMLDSMQRNPRCTRAEASDVANAIYDGSDAVMLSGETAAGLYPEEAVRTMQNIAVAAEDAQDYKKLLSDRSKMIDTNLVNAIGVSVAHTALNLNVESIVAATESGATAQTISKYRPHSHIIAVTPNESTARHMSLVWGVLPVVKKGKQTTDELLNNAVSTAVNTGLVDNGDLIIITAGVPTGETGTTNLMKIHLVGDELVKGQGIGHHSAVGKAVVVNSAEDLKGKDLSESIVVTQSTDADMVPYLETAKGIVTEEGGLTSHAAVVGLNLGVATIVGVENARQKIVDGTLITLDPKQHKVYEGYANVL, translated from the coding sequence ATGAGAAAGACAAAAATTGTATGTACGATCGGACCAGCTTCAGAATCAGAAGAAATGTTAGAAAAATTAATGCTTGCAGGTATGAACGTAGCAAGATTAAACTTCTCACATGGTAGTCATGAAGAACATAAAGGCCGTATCGACTCAATCAGAAAAATAAGTGCAAAATTAAATAAAAATATTGGTATTCTTTTAGATACTAAAGGACCTGAAATCAGAACTCATAATATGAAAAATGGTTTGATTGAATTAACTAAAGGTACTGAAGTTACAATCAAAACAACAGAAGTTGAAGGAACACCTGAAGCTTTCTCTGTAACTTATGAAAAATTAGCTGAAGATGTTGAAGTAGGATCTACAATTCTTTTAGATGATGGTTTAATTGAATTAACTGTTAAATCTGTAGATATCGGCAAAGGTGAAGTACATTGTTCAGTTGATAATACTGGAGAATTAAAAAATAAAAAAGGTGTTAACTTACCTGGCGTAAAAGTAAACCTACCTGGTATTACAGACAAAGATGCAAGTGATATCCGTTTCGGTATCGAACAAAACGTAGACTTTATTGCTGCAAGTTTTGTAAGACGTCCTTCAGATGTTCTTGATATCCGCGCAATCTTAGAAGAAAAAAATACAAATACAATTAAAATTATTCCTAAAATTGAAAACGAAGAAGGAATCGAAAATATCGATGAAATCCTTCAAGTTTCAGACGGTTTAATGGTTGCACGTGGCGACATGGGTGTTGAAATTTTACCTGAAGCAGTACCAATGGTTCAAAAACAATTAATTCAAAAATGTAATAAATTAGGTAAACCAGTTATTACTGCAACACAAATGTTAGACTCTATGCAAAGAAACCCTCGTTGTACAAGAGCCGAAGCAAGTGACGTAGCAAATGCTATCTATGATGGTTCAGATGCAGTTATGTTATCAGGTGAAACAGCTGCTGGATTATACCCAGAAGAAGCAGTACGTACAATGCAAAACATCGCAGTTGCGGCTGAAGATGCTCAAGATTACAAAAAATTATTATCAGATCGTTCTAAAATGATTGATACAAACTTAGTAAATGCGATTGGTGTTTCAGTAGCACATACAGCATTAAACTTAAATGTAGAATCAATTGTTGCAGCAACTGAAAGTGGTGCTACAGCACAAACGATTTCTAAATACAGACCACATTCACATATTATTGCAGTGACTCCTAACGAATCAACTGCTCGTCATATGTCATTAGTATGGGGTGTATTACCAGTAGTTAAAAAAGGTAAACAAACAACTGATGAATTATTAAATAATGCAGTATCTACAGCAGTTAATACTGGTTTAGTAGATAATGGTGATTTAATTATTATCACTGCGGGTGTTCCAACTGGTGAAACTGGTACTACAAACTTAATGAAAATTCATTTAGTAGGTGACGAATTAGTTAAAGGACAAGGTATCGGTCATCATTCAGCAGTAGGTAAAGCAGTAGTAGTTAACTCTGCAGAAGATTTAAAAGGTAAAGACTTAAGTGAGTCTATCGTAGTTACTCAATCTACTGATGCTGACATGGTTCCTTATCTTGAAACAGCAAAAGGTATCGTAACTGAAGAAGGTGGATTAACTTCACATGCAGCTGTAGTTGGATTAAACTTAGGTGTTGCTACAATCGTTGGCGTTGAAAATGCACGTCAAAAAATTGTTGATGGTACACTTATCACTTTAGATCCTAAACAACATAAAGTTTATGAAGGTTATGCAAACGTACTATAA
- the accD gene encoding acetyl-CoA carboxylase, carboxyltransferase subunit beta has protein sequence MFKDLFNRNHKKKKYVTVQNSKDNDVPEGIMTKCPKCKKIMYTKELVQNLNVCFNCDHHIALSAHDRIRAISDEGSFKEFDVGMTASNPLNFPGYEDKLEKDRKKTGLNDAVVTGISKIDGIPYGVCVMDSRFRMGSMGAVVGEKICRIVDYCTENHLPFVLFTASGGARMQEGIISLMQMAKTSVSIKRHSDNGLLFISYMTHPTTGGVSASFASVGDLNFAEPKALIGFAGRRIIEQTISEKLPDDFQTAEFLLEHGQLDKVVHRQDMYHTLSTVLKMHYNEVKDNA, from the coding sequence ATGTTTAAAGACTTGTTCAATCGAAACCATAAAAAGAAAAAATATGTAACTGTTCAGAATAGTAAAGACAACGATGTTCCAGAAGGTATAATGACGAAATGTCCAAAATGTAAAAAAATAATGTACACAAAAGAATTAGTACAAAATTTAAATGTTTGTTTCAACTGTGATCATCATATTGCACTTTCAGCTCATGATAGAATTAGAGCGATTAGTGATGAAGGTTCATTTAAAGAATTTGATGTAGGTATGACAGCATCTAATCCATTAAATTTTCCTGGATATGAAGATAAACTAGAAAAAGATCGTAAAAAGACTGGTCTGAACGACGCGGTTGTAACAGGTATCTCTAAAATAGATGGTATCCCTTATGGTGTGTGTGTCATGGACTCTCGATTTAGAATGGGGAGTATGGGTGCAGTAGTTGGTGAGAAAATTTGTAGAATTGTAGATTATTGTACTGAAAATCACTTGCCATTTGTCTTATTTACAGCAAGTGGTGGTGCACGAATGCAAGAGGGTATTATTTCACTAATGCAAATGGCTAAGACAAGTGTATCGATTAAGCGACATAGTGATAACGGATTGTTATTCATCTCATATATGACACATCCTACAACTGGAGGCGTTTCTGCTAGTTTCGCATCAGTAGGTGATTTAAACTTTGCTGAACCTAAAGCATTAATAGGATTCGCAGGTAGAAGAATTATCGAACAAACAATTAGCGAGAAACTTCCTGATGATTTCCAAACTGCGGAGTTCCTTTTAGAGCATGGTCAACTTGATAAAGTTGTACATAGACAAGATATGTATCATACATTAAGTACAGTCCTTAAGATGCATTATAATGAGGTGAAAGACAATGCTTGA
- the accA gene encoding acetyl-CoA carboxylase carboxyl transferase subunit alpha — MLEFEKPLEEIKEKIESLKAYQEKHDVNLADEIEILEATLTKETKHIYENLKPWDRVQVARLQERPTTLDYIPYIFDEFIELHGDRNFRDDPALIGGLAYFNGVPVTVIGHQRGKDTKDNIYRNFGMAHPEGYRKALRLMKQAEKFNRPIITFIDTKGAYPGKAAEERGQSESIAKNLVEMASLSVPVISIVIGEGGSGGALGLGVTNRLLMLENSTYSVISPEGAAALLWKDSGLAQMAAETMKITAPDLFELDVVDEVIKEPSGGAHRHLENQAATIKTSLVNHLEELKQLSPESLVEDRFNKYRNIGSFID, encoded by the coding sequence ATGCTTGAATTTGAAAAGCCATTAGAAGAAATTAAAGAAAAGATTGAATCATTAAAAGCATATCAAGAAAAACATGATGTTAATCTTGCGGATGAGATTGAAATTTTAGAAGCAACTTTAACAAAAGAAACGAAACACATATATGAAAATTTAAAACCTTGGGATCGAGTCCAAGTTGCTAGGTTACAAGAAAGACCGACAACTTTAGATTATATTCCGTATATTTTTGATGAATTTATTGAATTACATGGCGATCGAAACTTTAGAGATGACCCAGCTTTAATAGGCGGATTAGCATATTTCAATGGTGTGCCAGTAACAGTTATTGGACATCAAAGAGGTAAAGATACAAAAGATAATATTTATCGTAACTTCGGTATGGCGCATCCTGAAGGGTATCGTAAAGCACTAAGACTAATGAAACAAGCTGAAAAATTTAATCGACCAATTATTACCTTTATTGATACGAAAGGTGCTTACCCAGGTAAAGCGGCAGAAGAACGAGGACAAAGTGAGTCTATAGCTAAAAATTTAGTTGAAATGGCTTCATTATCAGTACCAGTGATATCAATCGTAATTGGCGAAGGTGGTAGTGGTGGTGCACTTGGATTAGGTGTTACTAACCGTTTATTAATGCTCGAAAACAGTACTTATTCAGTGATTTCTCCAGAAGGTGCAGCTGCACTGTTATGGAAAGATTCTGGTTTAGCTCAAATGGCGGCAGAAACGATGAAAATCACAGCACCTGATTTATTTGAATTAGATGTTGTTGATGAAGTAATTAAAGAACCATCTGGTGGCGCACATCGTCATTTAGAAAATCAAGCTGCTACCATTAAGACATCATTAGTTAATCATCTTGAGGAATTAAAACAACTTTCACCAGAAAGTTTAGTTGAAGATCGATTTAACAAATATCGTAACATTGGTAGTTTTATAGATTAA
- the pfkA gene encoding 6-phosphofructokinase produces MKKIAVLTSGGDSPGMNAAIRAVVRKAIYHEIEVYGVYQGYLGLINDNIQKLELGSVGDMIQRGGTFLYSARCPEFKDKEVRAKAISNLEKRGIEGLVVIGGDGSYRGAQRLSEEAKNLKTIGVPGTIDNDINGTDFTIGFDTALNTIIDSVDKIRDTASSHERTFIIEVMGRDAGDLALWSGLAAGAETILIPEVKADIEEIAEKIQQGMERGKKHSIIVCAEGVMTGNQCGEELKKYINIDTRVSCLGHIQRGGTPTGMDRVLASRLGGYAVELLMQGESAKAVGIQQNELTCTHFDEIFQAEHNIDKNMYELAHQLSI; encoded by the coding sequence ATGAAAAAAATTGCAGTGTTAACGAGTGGTGGAGATTCTCCAGGTATGAACGCAGCTATTCGTGCGGTTGTTCGTAAAGCTATTTATCATGAAATCGAAGTTTATGGTGTCTATCAAGGATACTTAGGACTGATCAATGATAATATTCAGAAGCTTGAATTAGGATCAGTTGGTGACATGATTCAAAGAGGTGGAACATTCCTTTATTCTGCAAGGTGTCCTGAATTTAAAGATAAAGAAGTCCGCGCTAAAGCAATCAGTAACCTTGAAAAAAGAGGCATTGAAGGGTTAGTTGTTATTGGTGGAGACGGAAGTTATAGAGGCGCTCAAAGATTAAGTGAAGAAGCTAAAAATCTTAAAACAATTGGTGTGCCAGGTACAATTGATAATGATATTAATGGTACTGACTTTACAATTGGTTTTGATACAGCACTTAACACAATTATTGATTCAGTAGATAAAATTAGAGACACGGCATCAAGCCATGAACGTACTTTTATCATTGAAGTTATGGGTAGAGATGCTGGAGATTTAGCTTTATGGTCTGGATTAGCTGCAGGAGCTGAAACTATTTTAATTCCTGAAGTGAAAGCAGATATTGAAGAGATTGCTGAAAAAATTCAACAAGGTATGGAACGTGGTAAGAAACACTCTATCATTGTTTGTGCCGAAGGTGTTATGACTGGTAATCAATGTGGTGAAGAGTTGAAGAAATACATCAATATTGATACACGTGTGTCTTGTTTAGGACACATTCAAAGAGGTGGTACACCTACTGGAATGGATCGTGTGTTAGCATCTAGATTAGGTGGTTATGCTGTAGAATTGCTTATGCAAGGTGAAAGTGCAAAAGCAGTTGGTATTCAACAAAATGAATTAACATGTACGCATTTTGACGAAATATTCCAAGCAGAACATAATATCGACAAGAACATGTATGAATTAGCGCATCAATTATCTATTTAA
- a CDS encoding FadR/GntR family transcriptional regulator: MDKEKQKGLIKIVEQIQSIIVEENIQVGEKLPSERFLSETLNVGRSSIREALRALELLGVIHTRRGEGTFLSDMYQHQLFDLIGRFLIHNESQLDEINEIKWMIESFCEEHSTREIQSKEELVSSNNNHIMYMIWKLLSQYSDRFERDNCKKG; this comes from the coding sequence TTGGATAAAGAAAAGCAAAAAGGATTAATCAAGATTGTCGAACAAATTCAATCAATTATTGTTGAAGAAAATATTCAAGTGGGCGAAAAGTTACCTTCCGAAAGGTTTTTAAGTGAAACATTAAATGTAGGACGATCAAGTATAAGAGAAGCACTTAGAGCTTTAGAGCTACTAGGTGTTATACATACTAGAAGAGGTGAAGGTACGTTTCTAAGTGATATGTACCAGCACCAGCTTTTTGATTTAATCGGAAGGTTCTTAATTCATAATGAATCGCAACTAGATGAAATTAATGAAATTAAATGGATGATTGAATCCTTCTGTGAAGAGCATAGTACGCGTGAAATACAATCCAAAGAAGAACTTGTTTCTTCTAACAATAATCACATTATGTACATGATTTGGAAACTACTCTCTCAATATAGTGATAGATTTGAAAGAGATAATTGTAAAAAAGGTTAG
- a CDS encoding NAD(P)-dependent malic enzyme has translation MSLRDDALYMHKENQGKLGVYGKVKVTNKEELSLAYSPGVAEPCKDIHEDVRKVYDYTMKSNTVAVITDGTAVLGLGDIGPEASIPVMEGKAVLFKSFAGVDGIPIALNTTDVDEIVNTVKLLEPNYGGVNLEDISAPRCFEIEERLKKETKIPVFHDDQHGTAIVTVAGLINALKITDRKLSDIKVVLNGAGAAGIAIIKLLYSYGVRNMIMCDSRGAIYEDRPYGMNPTKDFVAKWTNEDKIEGNLEDVIRDADVFVGVSVAGALTKEHVESMAEDPIIFAMANPEPEIMPDIAKEAGAKVIGTGRSDFPNQINNVLAFPGIFRGALDIRATHINEEMKRAAVEAIANLIGEDERNADYVIPGPFDPRVAPYVAKAVAKAGMESGVARIDADIDEIERKTYELADLS, from the coding sequence TTGTCACTAAGAGATGACGCTTTATATATGCATAAAGAGAATCAAGGTAAATTAGGTGTTTATGGAAAAGTTAAAGTAACTAATAAAGAAGAATTAAGTTTAGCTTATTCTCCAGGTGTTGCAGAACCATGTAAAGACATTCATGAAGATGTAAGAAAAGTTTATGATTACACTATGAAATCAAATACAGTCGCTGTAATCACTGATGGTACAGCAGTACTTGGACTTGGAGATATTGGACCTGAAGCAAGTATACCTGTAATGGAAGGTAAAGCTGTCCTATTCAAAAGTTTTGCTGGTGTAGATGGTATTCCTATCGCATTAAATACAACAGATGTAGATGAAATCGTAAATACAGTAAAATTATTAGAACCAAATTATGGTGGCGTAAACTTAGAAGATATTTCAGCACCTAGATGTTTTGAAATTGAAGAAAGATTAAAAAAAGAAACTAAAATACCTGTTTTTCATGATGACCAACACGGTACAGCTATTGTAACAGTAGCTGGTTTAATTAACGCGCTTAAAATTACTGACAGAAAATTATCTGATATAAAAGTAGTATTAAATGGTGCCGGCGCTGCTGGTATCGCAATTATTAAATTATTATATAGTTATGGCGTAAGAAATATGATTATGTGTGATTCAAGAGGCGCAATCTATGAAGATCGTCCATATGGAATGAATCCAACAAAAGACTTTGTTGCGAAATGGACGAATGAAGATAAAATCGAGGGTAACTTAGAAGATGTTATTCGTGATGCAGACGTATTTGTTGGGGTATCAGTAGCTGGTGCTTTAACAAAAGAACACGTTGAATCAATGGCCGAAGATCCAATTATATTTGCGATGGCTAATCCAGAACCTGAAATTATGCCTGATATTGCTAAAGAAGCGGGTGCAAAAGTAATCGGAACTGGTCGTTCAGATTTCCCAAATCAAATCAACAATGTATTAGCATTCCCAGGTATCTTTAGAGGTGCATTGGATATTAGAGCTACACATATCAATGAAGAAATGAAACGTGCGGCTGTTGAAGCTATTGCTAATTTGATTGGTGAAGATGAACGTAATGCAGATTATGTTATTCCTGGTCCATTTGATCCTAGAGTGGCACCATACGTGGCTAAAGCAGTAGCTAAGGCAGGTATGGAGTCAGGTGTTGCCCGTATTGATGCGGATATCGATGAAATCGAACGTAAAACATATGAGTTAGCTGACTTGTCATAA